From the genome of Papaver somniferum cultivar HN1 chromosome 2, ASM357369v1, whole genome shotgun sequence, one region includes:
- the LOC113351494 gene encoding uncharacterized protein LOC113351494 — MDNANLHSLYFIGNPYTWTNRRYGEELILERRDMIASTIDWMNNNTPAMVYHLVPMESDHCPILLLTAKKESGTSKPFRFNRTWLRDSTCKGIIKNSWQVSYDGSAAFKHSKIEAQISNLLANGHNMSSNVVLDLNKKLTFWYDAEEDYWKQRGKEEFFKLGDRNTRTTSPSNPVEYLDNIIPCITEEDNSMLTKIPTSEEIKVIVFSMQAWTTPVPDGFPPGFYQLITDNIVITHELVDTMKKIKAQKGTLRKLGFCEDWCCMIEQCLSTVSTSIMLNGSPGEVLKPQRGLRQGDPLSPYLFILCMDSFSRALLNVEHSGSIHGMKMAFGPKVPNSVKNGISNILHIKKMTLNDKYLGVPLLIQKNKMQTFGGLLDRYGENFHTWKSKFFSQPERTILVQTVLGNTANHHLAVFPMPKKITYQMDSIQRKFWWNKKKNGRGGYPRRWDDVAKPKCQGGISIKKIELMNKALLTKLAWRMVSSPDDLWSQILEGKYFSNTNALHGNCASNVSWVWKGIFEVLECVRKYSCWEIANGEKINIWKDRWVPTLEGLVDSIFSSSNMCTVNQLIDTETLTWKVHILEALFNHETVREILKIRIRCSGTDPLRWLPDHNGLFTVKSAYKVILNEYHT, encoded by the exons ATGGATAATGCAAATCTTCACTCCTTATATTTTATTGGTAATCCTTATACTTGGACAAATAGAAGATACGGGGAAGAACTCATTTTAGAAAGGCGGGATATGATAGCTTCGACAATAGATTGGATGAATAATAACACTCCTGCTATGGTGTATCATTTAGTCCCTATGGAAAGTGATCATTGTCCAATTCTTCTCTTAACTGCTAAAAAAGAGAGTGGTACTAGTAAACCATTTAGGTTTAACAGAACTTGGCTTAGAGATTCCACTTGTAAGGGTATTATCAAAAACAGTTGGCAAGTTTCTTATGATGGATCTGCTGCTTTCAAACACT CTAAAATAGAAGCTCAAATTTCTAATCTCCTTGCTAATGGCCATAATATGTCTTCTAATGTTGTTCTTGATCTTAATAAAAAACTAACTTTTTGGTATGATGCAGAGGAAGATTATTGGAAACAGAGAGGTAAGGAAGAATTCTTTAAATTGGGTGATAGGAATACCAG AACTACTAGTCCTTCTAATCCAGTTGAGTATTTAGATAATATCATTCCTTGTATTACCGAGGAAGATAATTCCATGCTTACTAAAATTCCTACTTCTGAAGAAATTAAAGTTATTGTTTTTAGTATGCAGGCTTGGACAACTCCAGTTCCTGATGGTTTCCCTCCAGGATTCTATCA ACTAATTACAGATAACATAGTGATTACTCATGAGCTTGTAGACACTATGAAGAAAATTAAGGCTCAAAAAG GGACACTTAGGAAGCTTGGTTTCTGTGAAGATTGGTGTTGTATGATTGAACAATGCTTATCAACCGTGTCTACTTCAATTATGTTGAATGGTTCTCCTGGAGAAGTTCTTAAACCTCAAAGAGGTTTGAGACAAGGAGACCCATTGTCTCCTTATCTATTTATTCTCTGTATGGACTCATTTTCTAGAGCCCTTTTAAATGTTGAACACAGTGGCAGTATACATGGAATGAAG ATGGCATTCGGTCCTAAAGTTCCTAATTCAGTTAAGAATGGAATCTCAAATATTTTACATATCAAGAAAATGACTTTAAACGATAAATATTTAGGTGTTCCTCTTCTTATTCAGAAAAATAAAATGCAAACATTTGGTGGGTTATTAGATAGATATGGAGAAAATTTTCACACTTGGAAATCCAAATTTTTCAGTCAACCAGAAAGGACTATTTTAGTTCAAACTGTTTTGGGAAATACTGCTAACCATCACCTTGCTGTTTTTCCTATGCCTAAAAAGATTACATATCAAATGGATTCCATCCAAAGGAAGTTCTGgtggaacaaaaagaaaaatggcAGGGGAGGTTACCCAAGAAGATGGGATGATGTGGCTAAGCCAAAGTGTCAAGGAGGAATAAGTATTAAAAAGATTGAACTCATGAATAAAGCTTTGTTGACTAAGTTAGCTTGGAGAATGGTTTCATCTCCTGATGATCTGTGGTCACAGATTCTAGAAGGTAAGTATTTTAGTAATACTAATGCTCTTCATGGGAATTGTGCTAGTAATGTCTCATGGGTTTGGAAAGGGATATTTGAGGTTTTAGAATGTGTAAGGAAATATAGTTGTTGGGAGATAGCTAATGGGGAGAAAATTAACATTTGGAAAGATAGATGGGTACCTACTTTAGAAGGGCTTGTAGATTCTATTTTCTCTTCCTCTAATATGTGCACTGTCAACCAACTTATAGATACTGAAACTTTAACTTGGAAAGTTCACATTTTAGAGGCATTGTTTAACCATGAAACAGTTAGGGAAATTTTAAAAATTCGTATCCGTTGTAGTGGTACTGACCCCTTAAGATGGCTTCCTGACCATAATGGTTTATTCACTGTCAAATCAGCATATAAGGTTATTCTTAATGAGTATCATACTTAG